The genomic window CACGCCGGAGGCCGGCGCGATACGGACGGTGCCAGGCCCCTCCGCGCAGCGCAGGGTGACCGCCTGGTCGATCACCAGATTCTCCCGGTAGGTGCCGGGGGACACCGACAGCACGTCGCCGTCGCCCGCCGCCTCCAGGGCGGCCGCCACGGTGCCGTACTCACCTGTGCGGCGGCGCCACCGCGAACTGCTCGGGTTCGTGACCTGCACCACGCCATGTGCCATCGGGCTGCTCTGCCCCCACCTCTTGCGTCTGCCGACCGGGGGATCAACCGTAGCGCGCGCGGAGGCCGCTCGTTGACGACAACCCGTCAGGTGGACACCGCGGGCCGCCGCGGCGGCCTGGGCGGCCGCTCAGCCGCCTGCGCCGGCCCGGCCCCAGTCCTGGCCGACCCTGGCCCATTCGCGCTCCCAGGAGTCCATCCTGCGCCGCATGAGCCGCCACACCAGCAGCTGCCGGGACATCAGCAGCAGGCCGCCGACGGCGGAGCCGGTGGCCACGCCCGCCAGGATGGCGTGCGTGGAGGCGGTGGCGTCGTCCATCGGTGGCGGAACGAGCGTGCCGGCCCGGTCGGTCCACAGCAGCAGCTGGTCGCCGTGCCAGACCTCCAGGCCGACCGGCACCTTCGCGGTGTGCGGCGAGTTGTCGGGGGCGATCCAGTGCAGCTCGTCGCCGTGGCGCGGATCGGAGTCGGCGCCGGCCGCGGCCACGGCGGCTGCCGCCTTCGACGACCCGGGTGCCACGCCGGCGCCGGCCGCGGCCGGGGACTGCACCACGGCGGCGGGCACCAGGCTGCGCTCGACGCGCTGCGTGCGCACCACCCGTTGCAGGGTGCGGTCGACGGACTGCCCCGCCCACCAGCCGATCAGCGGGACGGTACAGAGCAGGAGGGCGGTGACCACGCCCAGCCACGCCTCCACGACGTCGGAGCGCCGCCGCAGCGGATTGCGCCGCCACCGCCACCCGCGCTTGGTGAGCCTTGTGGGACGAGCCATGGCCGACCACCCCCTTCACCCGTTCAACTACCGCAAACGGCGCGACTCATGCGTGTGGTCCGGCATCCATCCCCCCTGGGGCCGCGGGGGATGACGCATCGACGCGTTACTCCAGTGTGGTCAACGGATCGCCCACGCGCAGGGTTCCGGAATGTTCGGGAATCAGATTCTGGCCGAAGATGAGCCCCGAGCCGATCCTGCGGTGCCGGGCAAGGGTGCGCAGCGGCTCCTTGCCGCGGGCGCCGCTGCCCTGGTCGGTGGTCGTCACCACGCAGCGCGCACAGGCCTTGGGCACGCGGAAGGACACCTCGCCGATCCGCACCCGCCGCCAACCGTCCTCCGTCCAGGGGCCGGTGCCGTCGATCACCGCGTTCGGCCGGAAACGGTTCATCGGCAGCGGGCCCTCCACCGCCCGGTCGCCCGCGGCGATCAGCGCGTTCAGCGCGTCGAGCGAGGCGGTAGTGGTGATCAGCAGCGGATAGCCGTCGGCGAGGCTGACGGTCTCGCCGTTCGACGCGTAGAGCGGGTCGATCGGCCGGCGGACCGCCGGGTCGTCCAGATGCACCAGCCGGACCGGCGTACCGAGGAAGCCGGAGAACCACGCGTCGGCCTCGTAGCCGGCCGGCAGCACGTCGATCTTCCCGGAGAAGAGCCGCACCGTCCGCAGCGGCCCCGCGGCGGGCGGCACGACGGTGAGCGGCGGTTGTCCGGGCCCGGTCAGCCGCAGGCCGCCACCCCCCACGGGCAGTGCGGCGAGCAGCGTCAGACGTGGTTGTTCACGCTGTGTCAGTGCGGTGTCGGTCTCGGCGTCGACCAGCATCCATCGGCGGTCCCCCGCGAGCCCCCACGGCTCCACGACCGCCTGGTGCACGTCGACAGCGCGCAGCGACTTCACCGGGTAGATGCTCAGCGCGCTGAGCCGGGGCGTGGTCATGACGCCATCCTGCCAGCCGCCGTGGTGGGATCAGCCCTGGTAGTAGCCTCCGCCGCCCTGGCCGAGGTTGCGCCTCGGGTACTGCTCCTCGGGGTGTCCGCCGGGCACCTGGCGCGGCGGTACCGGACGCGGCGGCACCGGACGGGCCGCCTCGTAGCCGCTGGGCGAGGGCTGCGGCGGCATCGCCGGGTAGCCGTTGCCGCCGCCGTTCCCGTTCGGGTAGCCGTTGCTGCCGTTGCTGCCGTAGCCGCCGCGCTGCGGGGCCTGCTGCGGGATGTACGGCGCCGGCGGCTGCTGGTACCCGCCGCCCGGGTAGCCGCCCTGCGCCGGCTGCGGCTGCTGGTACGACGGCGATGACGGTCCCGACGGCAGCGCGGGAAGCGCGGGCAGGGCCGGCAGGTTGCTTCCTCCGCTGTACCCGTTGCTCAGACCCGTGTCGTAACCGGAGTACGGCGACGGTACGCGGATCGGGGCGATCTGCGGGGTGCCGCGCTCGGCCACCAGGCTGTCGTAGATCGGGGTGTCGGGGAAGGACGAGGACGAGGGGTTGTAGCCGCCGTAGCCGCCACCGTACGAACCGCGGGGGGTGGTCATGAGCCATAAGTTAAGCCCACGATGTGGTCGTTGGGGAGACCGATTAGAGGGTTGTTTGACGGTCGGGGAGTGACGTCAAGTCCCCAATATGAGCGAATCCCCGGAAACCGGTCAGGTCGGCATGGTGTGATCAGGTAAAAGGCGTGCGTCCGCAGGGTCGCAGGGGGGTCGTGACGCACCGGGGGAGGGATCGTCATGTTGCTTCGCAGGGGGGAGAGTGTCCGGTTGCCGACCGCCGAAGTCCGATTGGAGTTCGGTCGGGGGACCGGTCCTGGCATACCCCGGGCCGACATGTGCGCGCTTCTGCTCGCCGGCCGGGCGCCGCGCGGCGCCGGTGATCTCGTGGACGCCGAGGTGCCGCGGCACGAGTCGGGGGCGGTCACCCACCGCCGCGAGAGCGCCGGCGACGGCGGCGTCCTCGACACCCTCGTCCTCGATCTCGCGTCACTCGAAAGAGCCGTCACCGCGGTGCTCGTGGTGATACGCGCCGAGGGCGGACCGCTCGGCCGCATCCCCGCCC from Streptomyces sp. NBC_01198 includes these protein-coding regions:
- a CDS encoding Rv1733c family protein, with protein sequence MARPTRLTKRGWRWRRNPLRRRSDVVEAWLGVVTALLLCTVPLIGWWAGQSVDRTLQRVVRTQRVERSLVPAAVVQSPAAAGAGVAPGSSKAAAAVAAAGADSDPRHGDELHWIAPDNSPHTAKVPVGLEVWHGDQLLLWTDRAGTLVPPPMDDATASTHAILAGVATGSAVGGLLLMSRQLLVWRLMRRRMDSWEREWARVGQDWGRAGAGG
- a CDS encoding DUF6643 family protein; this translates as MTTPRGSYGGGYGGYNPSSSSFPDTPIYDSLVAERGTPQIAPIRVPSPYSGYDTGLSNGYSGGSNLPALPALPALPSGPSSPSYQQPQPAQGGYPGGGYQQPPAPYIPQQAPQRGGYGSNGSNGYPNGNGGGNGYPAMPPQPSPSGYEAARPVPPRPVPPRQVPGGHPEEQYPRRNLGQGGGGYYQG
- a CDS encoding MOSC domain-containing protein, with product MTTPRLSALSIYPVKSLRAVDVHQAVVEPWGLAGDRRWMLVDAETDTALTQREQPRLTLLAALPVGGGGLRLTGPGQPPLTVVPPAAGPLRTVRLFSGKIDVLPAGYEADAWFSGFLGTPVRLVHLDDPAVRRPIDPLYASNGETVSLADGYPLLITTTASLDALNALIAAGDRAVEGPLPMNRFRPNAVIDGTGPWTEDGWRRVRIGEVSFRVPKACARCVVTTTDQGSGARGKEPLRTLARHRRIGSGLIFGQNLIPEHSGTLRVGDPLTTLE